A single genomic interval of Miscanthus floridulus cultivar M001 unplaced genomic scaffold, ASM1932011v1 fs_416_4_5, whole genome shotgun sequence harbors:
- the LOC136531688 gene encoding cytochrome P450 714C3-like isoform X4: MIGLIVDATVPLLQSWENMLNSTGGSQKIYVDGYLRNFSADVIARACFGSNFIEGKDIFCKLRQLQKLISQQDTFVGLSALWKYLPTKRNWEIQMLDQEVRLLILDLSREHRSKSRSNAVTHMSTYDNLLHAIVDGANQCPSYSSAPEDFIVDNCKNIYFAGHETTAVTATWCLMLLAAHPDWQERARAESLEVCCGQTVLDIDVLRQLKILTMVIQETLRLYPPASLIMREALTDIRLGGVDVPHGTIIQVAISMLHLDLEAWGPDANEFRPDRFANGAAAACKPAHMYMPFGYGPRLCTGQNLAMAELKVLLARLLSKFSFSLSPGYRHSPVFRLTIEPEFGMPLVVTRLP, from the exons ATGATAGGGCTGATTGTGGATGCAACTGTTCCGCTGTTACAATCATGGGAGAATATGCTTAATAGCACAGGAGGTAGTCAGAAGATCTATGTTGATGGATACCTGAGGAACTTTTCAGCGGATGTGATTGCTAGAGCTTGTTTTGGGAGCAATTTCATAGAAGGAAAAGACATATTTTGCAAGCTCAGGCAGCTCCAGAAGTTAATTTCTCAACAGGATACATTTGTCGGGCTGTCTGCACTGTG GAAATACTTGCCTACCAAGAGAAACTGGGAGATACAAATGCTGGATCAAGAAGTCCGGTTACTAATCCTGGATCTCTCAAGGGAACACAGGAGCAAAAGCCGCAGCAATGCTGTCACACACATGTCCACATATGACAACCTTCTGCATGCCATTGTCGATGGTGCAAACCAGTGCCCAAGCTATTCCAGTGCCCCTGAAGATTTCATCGTCGACAACTGCAAGAACATCTACTTTGCTGGGCATGAAACTACAGCGGTCACTGCCACTTGGTGCCTGATGCTACTTGCTGCACACCCAGACTGGCAGGAACGTGCACGGGCTGAGTCTCTAGAAGTGTGCTGTGGACAGACAGTGCTGGACATTGACGTCCTTCGTCAGCTGAAAATA CTTACAATGGTGATACAAGAGACTCTCCGGCTGTACCCTCCGGCGTCACTAATCATGCGTGAAGCACTGACAGACATCAGGCTTGGTGGAGTTGACGTCCCTCATGGCACCATTATCCAAGTAGCCATTTCAATGCTGCACCTTGACCTCGAAGCCTGGGGTCCAGATGCTAACGAATTTCGTCCAGACCGGTTCGCGAATGGAGCTGCTGCGGCGTGCAAGCCGGCCCACATGTACATGCCGTTCGGATACGGACCAAGACTGTGCACCGGGCAAAACCTGGCAATGGCAGAGCTGAAGGTTCTTCTTGCACGCCTGCTGagcaagttctcattctcattgtCACCTGGGTACCGACACTCTCCGGTGTTTCGGTTGACCATTGAGCCTGAGTTTGGCATGCCCCTTGTGGTGACAAGGTTGCCATGA
- the LOC136531688 gene encoding cytochrome P450 714C3-like isoform X3 — protein MKRIQQELKCVQRQDKDMNGYISTIFPHFLLWRKTYGPVFLYSTGVLEILHVAQPEMVKDMGHWTPSELGKPQHIMKSRKPLFGLGILIANGDLWAYEKKILAPQFFVEKIKGMIGLIVDATVPLLQSWENMLNSTGGSQKIYVDGYLRNFSADVIARACFGSNFIEGKDIFCKLRQLQKLISQQDTFVGLSALWKYLPTKRNWEIQMLDQEVRLLILDLSREHRSKSRSNAVTHMSTYDNLLHAIVDGANQCPSYSSAPEDFIVDNCKNIYFAGHETTAVTATWCLMLLAAHPDWQERARAESLEVCCGQTVLDIDVLRQLKILTMVIQETLRLYPPASLIMREALTDIRLGGVDVPHGTIIQVAISMLHLDLEAWGPDANEFRPDRFANGAAAACKPAHMYMPFGYGPRLCTGQNLAMAELKVLLARLLSKFSFSLSPGYRHSPVFRLTIEPEFGMPLVVTRLP, from the exons ATGAAGAGAATCCAACAAGAACTCAAGTGTGTGCAGAGGCAAGACAAAGACATGAACGGCTACATATCCACCATCTTCCCTCATTTCCTTCTCTGGAGGAAGACATATG GGCCCGTGTTCCTTTACTCAACAGGAGTTTTGGAGATATTGCATGTTGCTCAGCCAGAAATGGTAAAAGACATGGGCCACTGGACTCCATCAGAGCTAGGGAAGCCACAGCATATAATGAAATCACGAAAACCTCTCTTTGGATTAGGTATATTGATAGCGAATGGCGACCTTTGGGCCTATGAGAAGAAGATCCTGGCACCACAATTCTTTGTAGAAAAAATTAAG GGTATGATAGGGCTGATTGTGGATGCAACTGTTCCGCTGTTACAATCATGGGAGAATATGCTTAATAGCACAGGAGGTAGTCAGAAGATCTATGTTGATGGATACCTGAGGAACTTTTCAGCGGATGTGATTGCTAGAGCTTGTTTTGGGAGCAATTTCATAGAAGGAAAAGACATATTTTGCAAGCTCAGGCAGCTCCAGAAGTTAATTTCTCAACAGGATACATTTGTCGGGCTGTCTGCACTGTG GAAATACTTGCCTACCAAGAGAAACTGGGAGATACAAATGCTGGATCAAGAAGTCCGGTTACTAATCCTGGATCTCTCAAGGGAACACAGGAGCAAAAGCCGCAGCAATGCTGTCACACACATGTCCACATATGACAACCTTCTGCATGCCATTGTCGATGGTGCAAACCAGTGCCCAAGCTATTCCAGTGCCCCTGAAGATTTCATCGTCGACAACTGCAAGAACATCTACTTTGCTGGGCATGAAACTACAGCGGTCACTGCCACTTGGTGCCTGATGCTACTTGCTGCACACCCAGACTGGCAGGAACGTGCACGGGCTGAGTCTCTAGAAGTGTGCTGTGGACAGACAGTGCTGGACATTGACGTCCTTCGTCAGCTGAAAATA CTTACAATGGTGATACAAGAGACTCTCCGGCTGTACCCTCCGGCGTCACTAATCATGCGTGAAGCACTGACAGACATCAGGCTTGGTGGAGTTGACGTCCCTCATGGCACCATTATCCAAGTAGCCATTTCAATGCTGCACCTTGACCTCGAAGCCTGGGGTCCAGATGCTAACGAATTTCGTCCAGACCGGTTCGCGAATGGAGCTGCTGCGGCGTGCAAGCCGGCCCACATGTACATGCCGTTCGGATACGGACCAAGACTGTGCACCGGGCAAAACCTGGCAATGGCAGAGCTGAAGGTTCTTCTTGCACGCCTGCTGagcaagttctcattctcattgtCACCTGGGTACCGACACTCTCCGGTGTTTCGGTTGACCATTGAGCCTGAGTTTGGCATGCCCCTTGTGGTGACAAGGTTGCCATGA
- the LOC136531690 gene encoding uncharacterized protein: MSDQQRHYGSYELLPAPPDVQCLVCTRPFTLDAEVTDSFEALAICRECKMTVLSDSNSNRDETPRTNRQRRWRRQRSSRVTGHEPPTEEDAFPQQFSQLINLARQGHEADADSPTIPPRQHASYSSTPSRSQRWHTSDDESDALSYADSVFGEIESNISFGDEGGESDASVDRHAMVGREIVIQLDNESYMNTDTDIDPMNAGIYQWDSDDPEDDDEDEQSEESDLDEADDTMQERRQQWHDIAPSGLNEQEAEGAAWTWRTAGSQGVNRTDLRADMEGREIRRVFIGNPGDYVDARQFEILLEQFAEDNNSRRGAPPAAASFIENLSSVVISKSYEINGGVTCPVCKDDMPVTTVAKQLPCMHLYHSSCILPWLSSRNTCPVCRYELPTDDPEYERSKHATVNEGGIHWVERTHPQEVVEETYEPEVDGSSNTGGDTMEETNTREHAVPTAQQPNGAHGRHRWLFIAAAPVVSLVSLALVLCFTNPAGNVRRQLCRRSQTTTTTHVDTRRSWWSMF; encoded by the coding sequence ATGTCTGACCAGCAAAGGCACTACGGCAGCTACGAGCTCCTCCCCGCTCCGCCAGACGTGCAGTGCCTGGTCTGCACGCGGCCTTTCACTCTGGACGCCGAGGTCACCGACAGCTTCGAAGCTTTAGCCATATGCAGGGAGTGCAAGATGACCGTGCTTAGTGACAGCAACAGCAACAGGGACGAGACTCCCAGGACTAACCGGCAGAGAAGATggcgaaggcagaggtcctccaggGTGACAGGGCACGAGCCTCCCACGGAGGAGGATGCTTTCCCGCAGCAGTTCTCCCAGCTGATCAACTTGGCTAGGCAGGGTCATGAGGCGGATGCTGATTCCCCGACGATTCCGCCACGCCAGCACGCGTCTTATAGCTCTACGCCGAGCCGGTCCCAGAGATGGCACACTTCAGATGACGAGAGTGATGCTCTGAGTTACGCTGATTCTGTGTTTGGTGAGATTGAGTCGAACATCAGTTTTGGTGACGAGGGTGGGGAATCGGATGCTTCTGTTGATCGCCACGCCATGGTTGGGAGGGAAATTGTCATTCAGCTTGACAATGAGAGCTACATGAACACGGATACAGATATTGATCCTATGAATGCTGGAATATACCAGTGGGATTCGGATgatcctgaagatgatgatgaggatgagcagTCAGAAGAGTCTGATTTGGATGAAGCAGATGACACCATGCAGGAGCGCCGGCAGCAATGGCATGATATCGCCCCGAGTGGATTGAATGAGCAGGAAGCTGAAGGTGCTGCGTGGACTTGGAGAACAGCTGGAAGCCAAGGAGTGAACAGGACTGATCTGAGAGCCGACATGGAAGGGCGAGAAATCAGGAGAGTTTTTATTGGGAATCCTGGAGATTATGTTGATGCAAGACAGTTTGAAATACTTCTCGAGCAGTTTGCTGAGGATAACAATTCCAGAAGAGGAGCTCCACCTGCAGCGGCATCTTTCATTGAAAATCTTTCATCTGTGGTCATCTCCAAAAGCTATGAGATAAACGGTGGTGTAACCTGTCCAGTCTGCAAAGATGATATGCCTGTCACCACTGTAGCAAAACAGCTACCATGCATGCATCTATATCATTCATCTTGCATCTTGCCATGGCTTAGCTCTAGGAATACATGCCCAGTTTGTCGTTACGAGCTTCCTACAGATGACCCGGAATATGAGAGGTCCAAGCATGCCACAGTCAATGAGGGAGGTATCCATTGGGTGGAGCGTACCCATCCGCAGGAAGTTGTTGAAGAAACTTATGagcctgaggttgatggaagTTCTAATACAGGTGGTGATACAATGGAAGAGACTAATACACGTGAACATGCTGTTCCTACTGCACAGCAGCCAAATGGAGCACATGGGCGTCATAGATGGCTATTTATTGCAGCAGCTCCAGTTGTAAGTCTTGTCAGTTTAGCTCTAGTTTTGTGCTTCACCAACCCAGCTGGCAATGTTAGAAGGCAATTGTGCCGTAGATCCCAGACTACCACTACGACACATGTAGACACAAGAAGAAGTTGGTGGTCTATGTTCTAA
- the LOC136531688 gene encoding cytochrome P450 714C3-like isoform X1 yields MEKLLEIVLVVSTILLGLALVYLYEVLWLRLEKIRKKLRRQGINGPKPTLLYGNTQEMKRIQQELKCVQRQDKDMNGYISTIFPHFLLWRKTYGPVFLYSTGVLEILHVAQPEMVKDMGHWTPSELGKPQHIMKSRKPLFGLGILIANGDLWAYEKKILAPQFFVEKIKGMIGLIVDATVPLLQSWENMLNSTGGSQKIYVDGYLRNFSADVIARACFGSNFIEGKDIFCKLRQLQKLISQQDTFVGLSALWKYLPTKRNWEIQMLDQEVRLLILDLSREHRSKSRSNAVTHMSTYDNLLHAIVDGANQCPSYSSAPEDFIVDNCKNIYFAGHETTAVTATWCLMLLAAHPDWQERARAESLEVCCGQTVLDIDVLRQLKILTMVIQETLRLYPPASLIMREALTDIRLGGVDVPHGTIIQVAISMLHLDLEAWGPDANEFRPDRFANGAAAACKPAHMYMPFGYGPRLCTGQNLAMAELKVLLARLLSKFSFSLSPGYRHSPVFRLTIEPEFGMPLVVTRLP; encoded by the exons ATGGAGAAACTACTTGAGATAGTTCTAGTTGTTTCGACCATACTTCTTGGCTTAGCTCTGGTTTACTTATATGAAGTCCTATGGCTGAGGCTGGAGAAGATAAGGAAAAAGTTGAGGAGGCAAGGCATAAACGGTCCTAAACCTACTTTGCTCTATGGCAACACCCAGGAGATGAAGAGAATCCAACAAGAACTCAAGTGTGTGCAGAGGCAAGACAAAGACATGAACGGCTACATATCCACCATCTTCCCTCATTTCCTTCTCTGGAGGAAGACATATG GGCCCGTGTTCCTTTACTCAACAGGAGTTTTGGAGATATTGCATGTTGCTCAGCCAGAAATGGTAAAAGACATGGGCCACTGGACTCCATCAGAGCTAGGGAAGCCACAGCATATAATGAAATCACGAAAACCTCTCTTTGGATTAGGTATATTGATAGCGAATGGCGACCTTTGGGCCTATGAGAAGAAGATCCTGGCACCACAATTCTTTGTAGAAAAAATTAAG GGTATGATAGGGCTGATTGTGGATGCAACTGTTCCGCTGTTACAATCATGGGAGAATATGCTTAATAGCACAGGAGGTAGTCAGAAGATCTATGTTGATGGATACCTGAGGAACTTTTCAGCGGATGTGATTGCTAGAGCTTGTTTTGGGAGCAATTTCATAGAAGGAAAAGACATATTTTGCAAGCTCAGGCAGCTCCAGAAGTTAATTTCTCAACAGGATACATTTGTCGGGCTGTCTGCACTGTG GAAATACTTGCCTACCAAGAGAAACTGGGAGATACAAATGCTGGATCAAGAAGTCCGGTTACTAATCCTGGATCTCTCAAGGGAACACAGGAGCAAAAGCCGCAGCAATGCTGTCACACACATGTCCACATATGACAACCTTCTGCATGCCATTGTCGATGGTGCAAACCAGTGCCCAAGCTATTCCAGTGCCCCTGAAGATTTCATCGTCGACAACTGCAAGAACATCTACTTTGCTGGGCATGAAACTACAGCGGTCACTGCCACTTGGTGCCTGATGCTACTTGCTGCACACCCAGACTGGCAGGAACGTGCACGGGCTGAGTCTCTAGAAGTGTGCTGTGGACAGACAGTGCTGGACATTGACGTCCTTCGTCAGCTGAAAATA CTTACAATGGTGATACAAGAGACTCTCCGGCTGTACCCTCCGGCGTCACTAATCATGCGTGAAGCACTGACAGACATCAGGCTTGGTGGAGTTGACGTCCCTCATGGCACCATTATCCAAGTAGCCATTTCAATGCTGCACCTTGACCTCGAAGCCTGGGGTCCAGATGCTAACGAATTTCGTCCAGACCGGTTCGCGAATGGAGCTGCTGCGGCGTGCAAGCCGGCCCACATGTACATGCCGTTCGGATACGGACCAAGACTGTGCACCGGGCAAAACCTGGCAATGGCAGAGCTGAAGGTTCTTCTTGCACGCCTGCTGagcaagttctcattctcattgtCACCTGGGTACCGACACTCTCCGGTGTTTCGGTTGACCATTGAGCCTGAGTTTGGCATGCCCCTTGTGGTGACAAGGTTGCCATGA
- the LOC136531688 gene encoding cytochrome P450 714C3-like isoform X2, producing MFGCLDCNFNHVTNTLPESLPMHSSEMKRIQQELKCVQRQDKDMNGYISTIFPHFLLWRKTYGPVFLYSTGVLEILHVAQPEMVKDMGHWTPSELGKPQHIMKSRKPLFGLGILIANGDLWAYEKKILAPQFFVEKIKGMIGLIVDATVPLLQSWENMLNSTGGSQKIYVDGYLRNFSADVIARACFGSNFIEGKDIFCKLRQLQKLISQQDTFVGLSALWKYLPTKRNWEIQMLDQEVRLLILDLSREHRSKSRSNAVTHMSTYDNLLHAIVDGANQCPSYSSAPEDFIVDNCKNIYFAGHETTAVTATWCLMLLAAHPDWQERARAESLEVCCGQTVLDIDVLRQLKILTMVIQETLRLYPPASLIMREALTDIRLGGVDVPHGTIIQVAISMLHLDLEAWGPDANEFRPDRFANGAAAACKPAHMYMPFGYGPRLCTGQNLAMAELKVLLARLLSKFSFSLSPGYRHSPVFRLTIEPEFGMPLVVTRLP from the exons ATGTTTGGTTGCTTAGATTGTAACTTCAACCATGTAACTAACACTCTGCCTGAAAGTTTACCCATGCATTCATCA GAGATGAAGAGAATCCAACAAGAACTCAAGTGTGTGCAGAGGCAAGACAAAGACATGAACGGCTACATATCCACCATCTTCCCTCATTTCCTTCTCTGGAGGAAGACATATG GGCCCGTGTTCCTTTACTCAACAGGAGTTTTGGAGATATTGCATGTTGCTCAGCCAGAAATGGTAAAAGACATGGGCCACTGGACTCCATCAGAGCTAGGGAAGCCACAGCATATAATGAAATCACGAAAACCTCTCTTTGGATTAGGTATATTGATAGCGAATGGCGACCTTTGGGCCTATGAGAAGAAGATCCTGGCACCACAATTCTTTGTAGAAAAAATTAAG GGTATGATAGGGCTGATTGTGGATGCAACTGTTCCGCTGTTACAATCATGGGAGAATATGCTTAATAGCACAGGAGGTAGTCAGAAGATCTATGTTGATGGATACCTGAGGAACTTTTCAGCGGATGTGATTGCTAGAGCTTGTTTTGGGAGCAATTTCATAGAAGGAAAAGACATATTTTGCAAGCTCAGGCAGCTCCAGAAGTTAATTTCTCAACAGGATACATTTGTCGGGCTGTCTGCACTGTG GAAATACTTGCCTACCAAGAGAAACTGGGAGATACAAATGCTGGATCAAGAAGTCCGGTTACTAATCCTGGATCTCTCAAGGGAACACAGGAGCAAAAGCCGCAGCAATGCTGTCACACACATGTCCACATATGACAACCTTCTGCATGCCATTGTCGATGGTGCAAACCAGTGCCCAAGCTATTCCAGTGCCCCTGAAGATTTCATCGTCGACAACTGCAAGAACATCTACTTTGCTGGGCATGAAACTACAGCGGTCACTGCCACTTGGTGCCTGATGCTACTTGCTGCACACCCAGACTGGCAGGAACGTGCACGGGCTGAGTCTCTAGAAGTGTGCTGTGGACAGACAGTGCTGGACATTGACGTCCTTCGTCAGCTGAAAATA CTTACAATGGTGATACAAGAGACTCTCCGGCTGTACCCTCCGGCGTCACTAATCATGCGTGAAGCACTGACAGACATCAGGCTTGGTGGAGTTGACGTCCCTCATGGCACCATTATCCAAGTAGCCATTTCAATGCTGCACCTTGACCTCGAAGCCTGGGGTCCAGATGCTAACGAATTTCGTCCAGACCGGTTCGCGAATGGAGCTGCTGCGGCGTGCAAGCCGGCCCACATGTACATGCCGTTCGGATACGGACCAAGACTGTGCACCGGGCAAAACCTGGCAATGGCAGAGCTGAAGGTTCTTCTTGCACGCCTGCTGagcaagttctcattctcattgtCACCTGGGTACCGACACTCTCCGGTGTTTCGGTTGACCATTGAGCCTGAGTTTGGCATGCCCCTTGTGGTGACAAGGTTGCCATGA